Part of the Candidatus Saccharimonadales bacterium genome, CGCCCGCACCAAACGCTAATCCTGCGCAGCAGTACCCGCCGCAACAGGCAGGTCAGCAGTCTTATCCCCCCGAGCAACCACCGCAGCAGCCGCCAGCCGCCTTTACCCAGGCCTAAATAACCTCCCGTTATGCATAACACGAGCTGCTCATTGTGTTATCGGAAAAGTGTTGTGATTTCTCGCATCATCAAAATGTATAGAACTGACTTGAGAGTTAAATATTTTATAGTTGGTATACCGGTCGGCTGATAGTATTTCAGGATTGAGTTGAGGCTTGAGGTGCGTGCATCGGATAACTCCCTGCGCGCGATCAAAATGTATTATTTATGCACTCACTTAATTAATTTATATGGAGAACCTGACAATGTCACCAAGTTCAGTAGGACAGGAAACAATGCCTCGTCGCGTCAGCGAAACACAACCACCGCTCGCCGAATCGCAGCCTGACATATTAGTTACGGAGCCGACTGCGAGCGCAGAACAGACCTCGGAGCGTCCCTACATATTCGGACCACGCATCGTGCAGGCTTTAGCTGCCGCCGAGCACGTCGCAAGCGGAGAAGAATATACGAGAACCGCTGCATTTGGAGACACAAAATCTGGTACTTACGGTGTCATAGACGTAGATGAAAACGCTAGGCGGGGGATCCGATATATCAAGAACTTTGGCCGAGATATTAGAAAATCTCTTCAATCGCCCGTTGACCCTGACAATCCCGAGGCCACGATGCGCCAAGCACTCGAAGAAAAATATGTTGGCTTGCACCGTCAGCCCAAAAATGAAGACATTTCGGTGGCAGCCGTCAAATTCTTTCAGCGCAACAGTGACAAGGGTGGCATACTCCAAGCAGTCATTGGGAGTCGCGGCAGCAACTACGTACTGCACGAGCAAAGGACGTCTCCGCAGACGCCACCCATCTCTGACATCGTGCATGATTCAGAAGTGCCGACCAATGAAATTCAGACATCGGTCAGGCCCGTCCGCCCCGGTGAGCGCATTATAATAATTTCTAAGGCAGTGTTCGGTGCCCTAGGTGCTACCAGTTCGTCCGATCTCTTGAAAGATCTGGGAAAAATCCTGAAGGAAAATCCTGGTTCGAAAGATGCCGCCCGCGCACTCGCTTCCCGCGTGCCCTCGAGAAGAGGGGCATCAGCAGTGGTGATCGACGTACCAGACGGCCCCGGCTATGTCGGTAATGACGCGAGCGAAGTATTCGAACCACAGCGAACCGGACTGCGCGCCAAGATGCTCGGCGGCATAGCAGTCCCTGCAACTGTCGGTAGTTTAATTAGTCGATGGCAGGCACGTGGCGCAGAGGCAGGCAAGCAGCACATGCTTGGACAGCCTCCACAAAAAGTTACGGGTATTGGACAGCCTCCAATTGTTCCACCAGCCGACAAGCCTATTAGACAGAAAGTGAAAGAAAGAGTTCAATTCGGTCCACAATATCTAGCGGCATCTGGTGCAACTTGGCTTGCTGCGCGTAGAACTGGCAGCACGGCGAGCGCCGAAACAAAAACCGAGAAGCGTCGATTTGGAAAGAAGGCTTTGATTGCTACTTTGATCGGTGGAATTTTGATCTACAAATTTGGTGAGAATTTTGTTGACTTCGGCGATGGTAAAGATCAAGGCTTAGACATTTTAGGTGCACCGCTTCCGACGACAGCAGATATTGGTCAGGGGGATAGCTCCGGTTATGACTTAAATCCGTTCAATCAAACAACACTCCTTAACGATGATCCCGCCAATCCGACCGTCAGTACAATTGATCGTGACCCTGATATCCTGTCGGCATTCTTTGATGGCGACGGGTTTGACGGCGGTCTATTTACCAAAGACCCAGTAGTTGAGGTTACGGCTCCTAGAGTTAGTCCGCCAGTGGAAGTTTTGCCAGACAAAGAAATCGTAGAAGTGCCGAAAATCGAAATCAAGGAACCATGGACTCCAGATGGTTTTGAAATAGCAAAAGGCGAAGGTCTGTTAGAAACCATTCACGACCAAGGACACGACCTTGTCGGTCATAAATTCAATAACGAAATGACCGAAAGTGTACTTCAAAATGTGCAAGACACATTTGGAAACAATATAATTGAGCTACCGAAGCACACTGGGCCAGATACGTACGTTGTTAACCAAGATTTGCGAATTGCATCTCCGGGCGAAGCGCATTGGCGCACCGAAGCTATTGAGCGTTTCATCCACGACAATATCATTAAGGTTGCCGAAGAAACCAAGACACTTCAAAACGCTGCTTAGTTGGTATATCAAGCGAGCTGTTTCGTTGCCCGTACAGTTTGTAGGAGTTAGCGGCCGCGCGGCTTAGACCTTATAGCCCGCCAAAAAACTCTGCACGGCCATATCCGCCTTACCTGCGGGCTTGAGCCGGTCAATCGCTAATATGCCATCGCTGGTATAGAATCCGAGCCGTTTCGGCGGGTGCCAGATCGAACCAGGCTGTACATTGTCGGCGTCCGGAGGCACGCCTTCGACATGAGCTGCAGTAATGATGACGTCACGCTCGCCGATGCGAGTTCGGCTGCTCGGCCAGCCAGTGAAGGCACGAATTTCGCGCTCTAGCTGTGCAGCGGGTTTGGTAAAGTCCAAAACTCCGTCATCTTTGGTCAGTTTGCGTGAATAGGTCGGTTCGGGTGAGCGGCCCAAGGCGACTGCGGCCTCTTGCTGCGGATAGGGCCGGTTGACGCCCTCGATGTAGCGCGGCAGGGTGCCGACTAGTAGTGAATCACTGAGCGCGATCAGGCGATCCGTCAGATACGGTGTTGTCTCAGTGCCTTGCAGATCGTATATGCCGAATGCCAGCAACGGACCTTCGTCGAGGCCAGCTGTGATCAGCATCAGGCTGACGCCGGTTTGGGCCTGACCTGATAATATCGAAAAGGTAATTGGATCGGCGCCGCGCCACTGCGGGAGCAGAGAGAAATGGCTGTTGACGATGCCGAGTTCAAAGGCGTCGATGACGTCCTGGGCGATAATAATGCCGAAATCAATGACGATGCCGAGCCGGCTGCTAAACTGCTGCTCGGCGAATAGCTGCGATAGCTCACGCTTGTTGGTTACGGTCAGCACGCGGCCGACTGGCGCATCCGGCTGCTCACACCAATCAATGACCGGAAACGAGCCCTTAAAGTGCGCCGGACGGGGTTTGGTAATGACGGCTTCAATTGTGAAGTTTTGGGCCAGTAGCTTCAAGGACTCGGCAGCAACCGGGCCGCTACCAAAGAATACGACTGAAATATCTTTGGTTGTGAGCGGCATTTATTCGCCTGTGTCTTCCCAGAGTTCGGCATTGTCGCGGACGGTGTGTTCATAATCAAGCGGTTCAAGCTCGCCTTGGCCGGCTAGCTTATAGAAGGCCGCTGGGTTGTCTTTGATGTGGTCAACGAAGACGATGCCGTTGGTATGGTCGATCTCGTGTTGGAATATGCGTGCTAGGAAACCTTCGGCGGTGACACGGAATTCCTTGCCGTTGATTCCCATCGCCTTGACGCGGACCTTGGTGTAGCGGGGAACCATGCCGTAAATACTTTTGACGCTCAGACAGCCTTCGTAATCGGACTCCAGCTTGCCTTCGTATTTAGTGATGACGGGATTGATGAAAACGGTAAAGGTATGGTCTGATTTGTCGTCGAAGTTGTTGCGGATCACCACCACACGCTGCGGCACATCGATCTGGATGGCGGCCAATGCAACACCGACTTCGTGTTCGCGGCTGTTTTCCCAGTCGATTGTCGCTGCTTCCATGTCTGCTATCAGCTGCGTAATCTCGGGGGTTACGAAACTTACTTTTTGGGATCGTTGGCGCAAATGCGCGTTCGGCAATGTGATGATGTCGTCTTTTGTCATTAGCAACCATTATAACAGATGAAATACCGACAATTGGAGATGCAGCCTCCGCACCGGGTTACAACAGGTTGATCGGGTCAATATCATAATTCCAGCCGGATTTGGGCAGGATTTTGATGACATCGAGCAGGGCGGGCCGCTGCTTCGATTTAAGGATCAGCTGCCACTCGAATTTGTCGCCAGCTTTGCCATGGAATGATGGCATCGGGCCTTCGACGATGAGTGGCAATTTCAGATCTTGGATTACGTCATAAAATTTTTCGGATGCTTTTTCGGCGGATGCACTGGTGGCACGCCGGCAGGTCAGCTTGAGTAGGTAACAAAACGGCGGAAAATTGAACATTTTGCGCTCGGCAAGCTCGCTGGCATAAAATGTATCCCAATCGCGGACCAGAGCAGCGGTAATCACCGGGCGCTCGGGCGCATATGACTGTACAACGATACGTTGCCGCGCCAGGTGGCCACGCCCAACTCGCCCAATGACTTGCGCCAGCAGCTGATAGGTGCGCTCTTCGGCGGAATAATCCGGAAACGTCAGCGACGTGTCAGCGATAATGACACCGAGCGTGCTCAGGCGGGGC contains:
- the def gene encoding peptide deformylase; the protein is MTKDDIITLPNAHLRQRSQKVSFVTPEITQLIADMEAATIDWENSREHEVGVALAAIQIDVPQRVVVIRNNFDDKSDHTFTVFINPVITKYEGKLESDYEGCLSVKSIYGMVPRYTKVRVKAMGINGKEFRVTAEGFLARIFQHEIDHTNGIVFVDHIKDNPAAFYKLAGQGELEPLDYEHTVRDNAELWEDTGE
- a CDS encoding methionyl-tRNA formyltransferase, with the translated sequence MPLTTKDISVVFFGSGPVAAESLKLLAQNFTIEAVITKPRPAHFKGSFPVIDWCEQPDAPVGRVLTVTNKRELSQLFAEQQFSSRLGIVIDFGIIIAQDVIDAFELGIVNSHFSLLPQWRGADPITFSILSGQAQTGVSLMLITAGLDEGPLLAFGIYDLQGTETTPYLTDRLIALSDSLLVGTLPRYIEGVNRPYPQQEAAVALGRSPEPTYSRKLTKDDGVLDFTKPAAQLEREIRAFTGWPSSRTRIGERDVIITAAHVEGVPPDADNVQPGSIWHPPKRLGFYTSDGILAIDRLKPAGKADMAVQSFLAGYKV